ATGCTTCTTTCAGAATCTCACTCACTGGACCCTTGATGGCCTTATTCTTGACAGTGATGTTCCAATCAGCATTGTTCCCTTTAGTGGTGCACATTTTATGGGAAAGAAGCATGGAGAAGGTGGAAAGCTGTATGAAAACTGAAAATTCATCTCTTCCCCAATGTAAAGACATAAATCATGTGGTGTAtgaggtagagagagacagagacacagagaaaggcagagacagagacagagaagttcATTGGTGAAGTCTAATTGTATCACTTGATGTCTCAGTCAGAGCTAAACACATGAAGAATATAgtccacaaaaagaaagaacactcAATGCAGTGTATAAACACGAAGGACATAATAGAATtgagaagataaaataaataagggaATCTGTGGTTCAGAAGTGACCACCAAAAATAAGATAATTGTccattattattgtttattttaatttattatttaggGATTATAGTTTAATTGTAATATTTCTTCCGTTCATTTTCTCCCTCTAAACTCTATTATATAACTTTCCCTGCTCTTTTGTGGCTTcctattttttcaaaaaaatctaATCTCTATTggataaatatatatctatatgtatacatacatgtacacacatatatacctaaATATAACGTATTTAGTCCATATACTgctacctgtatgtatgttttcagggctgatatTTTAACACTGGACAACCAGTTTGTGTGCTTCTCTCCGAGAAAAGCCTCTTCTCCTGCTCCAAGCTTTACTCAGTTACCTGTGATTCCTTACTTTCTGATACCTGGGAAAGAATCTAAATGGACTACATTCTAtgtcaatttaatttaattttttgtaatgttatttatttttacttattttttctctcaTGTAATATACCCTGACCACAGTCTTCCTTTTTTCCACTCTTATTAgcaaccctccccccaccccaatttTTCTCTCTTAGACATActgcttctctgtttcccttcagaaatgaGCAGGCTTCCCAGTGATATCAGCttcataacaagatgcaataagagtaggcacaaaccctcatatcaagaccAGACAAAAgaaacccagtaggaagaaaaggattACAAGACTgggcagaagagtcagagatacccccACTTCCACtgtaggagtcccacaaaaataccaagctagacaaccataacatatacagaggacctagtgcagacccatgcaggcttgtgattgttgcttcagtctctgtgatctcCTATGAACTCTACATAGTTGGTGTCATTGGGCTGTTTTCCTCCTGGTGTTCTCAATCACTCTGGCCCCTATGATCCTTCCTCCCTGACTTCCGAATGGCTTCCAAACTTCGTGTAATGTTTGGTTAAGACTCTCTGTTTCATTTATCAGCTGCATGAAGAGACTTCTCTGATGGTGATTGGGCTGGGCACCataagcatagcagaatatcattaggagtcatttcattgactttattTTTGTCAGTTGTGTTTTGTTCTAAGCTAGATCTCTGAGCCATCCAGCTTCTGGTTCTTGGACAACCAGACAGTGTCCAGCAAGGGCTTTTGTGGCTTGGGCCTCATGTTacaccagtcattggttggctacttGGACAAGCTCTGAGCCAACATTGTCACAGCATACCTTGAACCAGGACAGATGTAGGTCCAGGGTTTTGTGACTCCATCAGTGTCCTGGTCCCACCACCGGGAGTCTTTCTAGGATAATGTTATTTTatgacagggtcttactaagttgtctaggctgatcttgaactcatgatcctcttccCTCAGTCTTTCATGCAGCTGATGTTACAGGATTCTGCCATATCTAGcacaaaatgaagataaaatgggataatatttgattaaaatggaaataaatgaaggaaatccaaaaaataaaaacaagagtaaAGTGACATTAAAATTTCACATGTAAGAACATTGCCACATGtttaaaaaaggcaaaaaagtAACATCTACCATTGTCAGCAACAATTCCTGGCTTCCTTGATACATATGTATCCAAAAAACCTTAATCTGGATTTCCCTACATCTGTTGAGGCTGGAGCTCACTAAATGTGCTTCTTGATGAACACATCAGGATGTGAGGATCGAGGTCATGGTGAGACTAGCCTTGGAGTGTGCTAGAGCGCATCACTAAGTAATCCAGAGTAGCTGTCAGTGACCCAACAAGTAGACAGAATCTTTAAGCATGCTAGATCTGAGCGTACACCTTAATGGTCTGAAATTCAGTGTTGGAAAGCTGTATGTGTGAACCTCTCTGACAAAGTGCAGAGGTGGGGAATAGGGCTGAAGAGTTTTAAGGAAGCAGTATTATATTTGGGGAGGCATGGATGGTGAACATATGTGATGGCTACAGGATCTGAAGTCCTAATGAGGACACATAGTGAACCATTTTCTGGGATtataatcttttatttctttcccagaATCCAGCCCTTgtagaaaggaaaaggggatggTAGTTGAGAGTGAGCTGACACTACAGACTTCAGACAAGTGGAGTAGACCCATCCCCACAGGCTTGACTTTCCTTGGGGTTAGGGACACAATCCATAGACCTCTCTAGTCAAAGGATGGTAAGGATTATTGAAGGCTGCTTTTAAGAAGGAGCTGTAGGAGTCTGTAGCTATCTGGTTCTTTCCCAGGGATGAGAAACCTGGGTTTTTTCACAGGGTAGATTTCCAGGTATTCTCAGCCCTGTCCTAGTTTTATCTGAGTTCCATTTGTTGCTTTAGTCAGAGTCAGCTTTAAACCTTGTATATTGTATCTTTAAACCTTGTATCACATCTCTTTTGTTTCTGATCAATGCTTGTTACTTCCTTTTTGGGAAACTACAGCCACATTGCTGTATTCCCAGGGAAGGGCTAGCCCCTAAAATCAGAGAGAACAAAGTCTGGAGGAGGTGGTAGCTGTTGAGGGAGGACCAGCTTCTGAAGACTAGGGCTGAAGGATGGAAATGCCAGGCAAGGTGGATCAAGCCAACTAAGCCCTCATCTGTTGATTGGGACAGCTGAGGGTCCTCAGGGGTTTGTGGGCATGAATGTGCTTGTTGTTTAGTTATTCTATCTTCTCAGGGGGGAGATACTCCATGAGGTTCAAATGAAAATAGTGGAGAGAATTCTCCAACCTATTCTCTTTAAGAGAACCCAAATCCACAATTCTTCAGAGGTGATTAGTTGGGACAATTCTGAGCCATTGACTCAAGGGTCCTTTATTCTAGGAGCTCCCTAAGGGAAGCACAGAAGGCTTTGCAACAACTCCAGCCTCCTAAGAGAGCCACTTGGATTTACACTTCATAAAGATCTTCACAGATATTGCCAATTAGTCCTATTACCAGCTTTGCAGAGTTCTTGGGAAGAGAAACATATCTACCTCATTTCTCAGATAAAAATACCATATTCTAGAGTAACTATTGTGTCACATGGAAAGGCAGTATGGACTAAAACATGGATTAGTAGTCACTCACACTCCATTGTTCACACTGCTAGAGGTCAAGGATTCCTCACCATACAGCACTGCCTGAACCTAGTTCAGAAAAACCTTTAGAGGATTAGTGTAGTAGGAGAATTGTTGGAGGAGATCAGTGAAGAAAGGACTGGGACAAGGTTGAAAATGGCTGCCATATTGAGGGGAAGTCAGCTGCCTTTGTTTCTGCAGTGCCAAGGGCCACATTTACAGGCTAAATACAGGAACTTCCACTCAAACAGTAGGCACATATCCAAGATGGGACAGAGTCACAGTTGAAtctccagagacagacagacatgttggCTGGTTGTCATTTCATTATGATTTAATAGGGAGCTTGAGCTGTGAGCAAGAGCAGGCCTGTCTAGTGCTCATCCTACTGAGAAGGAGAAGTCTAGAATACGGAAGCATCATGAAAGGCATTGGCCTGAAAAAGGCTATTGCTCCCCCCATCCCACAGCTCAACAAATATGCCTATGTGACACAACATTTTTTGTAGTTCTGGTTGGACAAGTGCAAAGTGGTTTGGTCTTCTGATTAGCTGCTTTGGCAGTGCCCATGGCTATCATTTCTGAGTCTTGCCCATGGCTGGGACCCCAGCCAGGCACATGAGGAAGCATTCGTGTGACTCTCCTTATGTGTATTAATCAGTACCCTAGCCATTATATGAGGGCCCAAATTTCTTCAAAGCTTAAGTGTTTATCTTTATTTGTGTTGAGGTCATCCACCATGTAACTCATGGCTTTctcatcctttcttcctttctgtagtTAGAAGAGAGACATCTGTTAGTGCTGGCCATGGGCACAGAAGAGAACTAGAGAACACTGAGTGATATGGAAAATCTAGGGAatcaatttgaaatttaaaatgatggactgagtgcTCATGGTGGAGTAGATGCTtataggcataaattttttgcaacctacttgtAATAAGTATTCAatctctcttctagcccaccacccagcagaggtagtagaAGAGAAGTTATTAGGATATAGGGGAAGTgtacctgttcagcaatagttctttgggggtgagctcgATCTGCTTTCTCAGCAGTTCATTCCCTTACCAAGCACCAAATATGACCCAGCAGCTGCAGACTAGTCCtttaggcaggcagacaccaggcataaATGGGCAGTTGTAGCTCAATCCTGAAGAAGCCACCAGGCTTGCCAACT
Above is a genomic segment from Arvicanthis niloticus isolate mArvNil1 chromosome 4, mArvNil1.pat.X, whole genome shotgun sequence containing:
- the LOC143442172 gene encoding protein S100-A9-like, whose product is MEQDMEKIIKTFHQNSGKEGDPYTLSNRIPNSWTSLQLLGHIWCLKGRKDEKAMSYMVDDLNTNKDKHLSFEEIWALI